From the Nisaea sediminum genome, one window contains:
- a CDS encoding c-type cytochrome: protein MSRTGDERRSRRLARMRARALGGERRSDRLLREIVDEAEEEIESAERGLVGSISRKLGAKGRFLAIATLIGATITVASIYYERRVIETAVRADWQDPVLVSEGRALYRDNCAFCHGDALEGQSGWDGDYPRGHRPGLPLDGTAPIWRLSDDDIFDVIKYGGQPFSPRSYKNDMPGFEMQIPDAGIWALVAFIKSRWSEETRQQQEEEVAQRRPAG, encoded by the coding sequence ATGAGCCGGACCGGCGATGAACGGCGATCCCGCAGACTGGCGCGCATGCGGGCTCGTGCGCTCGGTGGAGAACGCCGGAGCGACCGGCTGTTGCGGGAAATTGTCGACGAGGCCGAGGAGGAGATCGAATCGGCCGAACGCGGGCTCGTGGGGAGCATCTCCCGCAAACTCGGCGCGAAAGGCCGGTTTCTTGCGATCGCCACCCTGATCGGTGCGACGATCACGGTGGCCTCGATCTATTACGAGCGACGTGTCATCGAAACCGCGGTCCGGGCCGATTGGCAGGATCCGGTCCTGGTCTCGGAAGGCCGTGCGCTCTACCGGGACAATTGTGCATTCTGCCATGGCGATGCCCTCGAGGGGCAATCCGGTTGGGATGGCGACTATCCGCGTGGCCACAGGCCCGGGCTCCCACTGGACGGCACGGCGCCGATCTGGCGGCTGAGCGACGACGATATTTTCGACGTTATCAAGTATGGCGGCCAGCCGTTCTCGCCGCGCAGCTACAAGAACGATATGCCCGGATTTGAAATGCAGATACCGGATGCCGGGATCTGGGCCCTCGTCGCCTTCATCAAGAGCCGCTGGTCGGAGGAAACGCGGCAACAGCAGGAGGAAGAAGTAGCGCAGCGGCGCCCGGCCGGATAA